The Pseudodesulfovibrio sp. JC047 genome includes the window TCTGAGGAGAAAACGCCAGATCAGGACTGGAAAAGAGATAGGTCACATGGGTTTTGTCAAAGCCATCCTCAACCAACCGATCGACCAAAGGCTGCCATACAGGGCCTGTTTCAGCAGCGACAACAGTCCGCACGGGAGCAAAAAAGAAAACGGCGACCAACGCAAAAACGATGGCCGCACATTGTCTGCGAAAAAACTGCATGGAGTTAAATTCGATCCATTGGGACAAACTCCATTTCCTCCTCGAAATCCTCATCAATATCAGATGCGAACTCCTTGAGATCATACGTTGTCCCACACTTGAGACATCGGAGAGTCACCTCTTGGCACCCTCTGTAGGCAACGAGTTCTCCCCCACATTCCCGACATTTCATACCATCTGCCAACCAAGTCCGTTTTTGATGTGCAAACATACCTATTTGGCGTCTACCAGGCCAAGATTTTTCTCACCCATGGCAACATACAACGCGGAAACGGCGGTCCCATAATCGGCCAAGGCCTGAGACAACTGCGCTTCACTGGCGGTCAACCGCTCCTGCGCATTCAGCACGTCAGTGTTGGTACCGACCTGAGCCTGATACCGTGCCACCGCCATACGATAGGCTTCTTCAGCCGCGATCACGGACTTCT containing:
- a CDS encoding dual CXXC motif small (seleno)protein, with protein sequence MFAHQKRTWLADGMKCRECGGELVAYRGCQEVTLRCLKCGTTYDLKEFASDIDEDFEEEMEFVPMDRI